A part of Miscanthus floridulus cultivar M001 chromosome 6, ASM1932011v1, whole genome shotgun sequence genomic DNA contains:
- the LOC136459683 gene encoding EPIDERMAL PATTERNING FACTOR-like protein 9 gives MANGCPTTTTSSLLLFFLLSCLLIGHALCSQGHNGRTSGADYVVQYPHQELPAKHIVLQDAVKGLNKDILSKYARRMLIGSIAPICTYNECRGCRFKCTAEQVPVDANDPMSSAYHYKCVCHR, from the exons ATGGCTAATGGTTGCCCCACAACTACCACAAGCTccctgctcctcttcttccttctctcttgCCTGCTCATCGGCCATGCTCTCTGCAGCCAAGGTCACAATGGCAGAACATCAG GTGCTGATTATGTGGTGCAATATCCCCACCAGGAATTGCCTGCTAAACATATAGTTTTGCAGGACGCTGTCAAG GGTCTAAACAAGGACATACTGTCGAAGTATGCAAGGAGAATGTTGATCGGCTCAATTGCTCCAATATGCACATACAACGAGTGCAGGGGGTGTCGATTCAAGTGTACTGCTGAGCAAGTCCCAGTGGATGCAAATGACCCCATGAGCAGTGCCTACCACTACAAGTGTGTTTGCCACAGGTGA